Proteins encoded by one window of bacterium:
- a CDS encoding restriction endonuclease subunit S, translating to MEHIESGSRRLLSTIPASEMKSSAFHFHPGDVLYGRLRPYLNKVFYATFEGLCSSEFIVLPQSEAHDSRFLAMYLSTDGFVEFANQLNKGDRPRVSWDQISDHNIPLPPRHEQERIADGIEILSDRIGECQQRLERIPILLKRFRQSILAAACSGKLTENWRATCSADEWSEETVGTTTREIRTGPFGSALHKSDYITGGIPVINPMHLVDGRIISSSNVTIGKVTLQRLKEYSLRLGDIVIARRGEMGRCAVTTIVESGWICGTGSAIVRFKSQVVPEFAQMQISSPESRAYLIGESNGTTMDNLNQRIFAAMPFQVPSVKEQHEIIKRVEHLFALADQIEARYQRAKAHVDKLTPAILAKAFRGELVPQDPNDEPAEKLLERIRAARGVKQESKAASKEGKSARPKPRKKIALTKK from the coding sequence ATGGAACACATTGAATCTGGAAGTCGCCGACTCTTGTCCACCATTCCAGCGTCAGAAATGAAGAGTTCGGCCTTTCACTTCCATCCGGGCGACGTACTCTATGGCAGGTTACGACCCTATTTGAACAAGGTGTTTTACGCCACATTTGAAGGGCTTTGCTCCAGTGAGTTCATTGTGCTGCCACAATCTGAAGCACACGATTCAAGATTCTTAGCAATGTACCTTAGCACCGATGGATTTGTGGAATTCGCGAATCAACTTAATAAGGGGGACCGGCCACGAGTCAGTTGGGATCAGATCAGTGACCACAACATCCCTTTGCCGCCAAGACATGAACAGGAAAGAATTGCCGACGGAATCGAAATACTATCTGATAGAATTGGGGAATGCCAGCAGCGATTGGAGCGAATTCCGATTCTCCTTAAGCGCTTCCGACAGTCGATCCTCGCCGCCGCCTGCTCCGGCAAGCTGACAGAGAATTGGAGGGCGACATGCAGTGCTGATGAATGGTCAGAGGAAACAGTCGGAACGACTACGAGAGAAATCCGTACGGGGCCTTTTGGTAGTGCACTGCACAAATCCGATTACATTACGGGCGGTATACCCGTGATCAATCCGATGCATCTCGTGGACGGGAGAATCATCTCGAGCAGCAATGTCACGATAGGAAAAGTAACGCTGCAACGGCTAAAGGAGTATTCACTTAGGCTCGGTGACATTGTAATTGCGCGACGAGGAGAAATGGGAAGATGTGCTGTTACCACCATAGTTGAATCCGGCTGGATATGCGGCACTGGTTCGGCAATTGTCCGATTTAAGTCCCAAGTGGTGCCGGAATTTGCTCAAATGCAAATTTCGTCGCCTGAATCGAGGGCGTACTTGATCGGTGAGTCAAATGGGACGACAATGGACAATCTGAATCAACGCATATTTGCAGCAATGCCCTTTCAAGTTCCTTCTGTCAAAGAACAGCATGAGATTATCAAACGAGTTGAACACTTGTTTGCCCTCGCTGACCAGATTGAGGCCCGCTACCAGAGGGCCAAAGCCCACGTCGATAAACTGACACCTGCAATCCTCGCCAAGGCATTTCGTGGCGAACTGGTCCCCCAGGACCCGAACGACGAACCCGCCGAGAAACTCCTCGAGCGCATCCGCGCCGCGAGAGGGGTCAAGCAGGAGTCCAAGGCAGCTTCTAAGGAGGGGAAGTCCGCAAGACCTAAACCTCGCAAGAAAATCGCCTTGACTAAAAAGTGA
- a CDS encoding 7-cyano-7-deazaguanine synthase yields MAETRWVWCGPDKPPERKRSENQRLIYLNTFPSNSNVNLILENISIPLASNLSDLVLDILEVGSYVYAADQTVTRGGKTLRDNGSDWRRSFEFDIPVRCLELWNRTDVKEALESTLNFMSDENFQFRFRKLRKIVQLNPYFKMDEGRPWFSADQVLLFSGGLDSLAGLCKSTVEEGKRVIAVSHRAAPQVDKRQRTLLDEFSKATGNVHDILHIPIWVNKQKELTRDTNQRTRSFLFAMMAAAIAQLQGMSEIRFYENGITSCNLTLLEQLKGARASRTTHPEVLKKLSQLLSLLVNRPFAVVNPFFWKTKADIVQTVIDAGLSKLIARSFSCSHVRPADKIKSHCGVCSQCVGRRLATFATQAGENDPDEIYQRLPA; encoded by the coding sequence ATGGCTGAGACGCGCTGGGTATGGTGCGGCCCGGATAAACCGCCTGAAAGGAAGCGTTCTGAGAATCAGCGACTTATCTACCTCAACACATTTCCCTCCAACAGCAACGTCAACTTAATCCTCGAGAATATCAGCATTCCCCTCGCATCAAACCTTAGCGACCTGGTGCTGGACATCCTCGAAGTCGGCAGCTATGTGTATGCTGCAGACCAGACAGTGACGCGAGGTGGCAAAACGCTTCGGGATAATGGCAGCGACTGGCGGCGGTCTTTTGAATTTGATATTCCTGTCCGATGTCTGGAGTTATGGAATCGAACAGACGTAAAAGAAGCGTTGGAGTCCACGCTAAATTTCATGTCGGATGAGAATTTTCAATTTAGGTTCCGCAAGCTGCGGAAGATTGTGCAACTCAATCCATATTTTAAGATGGACGAAGGGCGACCGTGGTTTTCAGCAGACCAGGTGCTGCTATTCTCTGGAGGGCTGGATTCGCTGGCAGGGCTCTGTAAGTCGACTGTCGAAGAAGGGAAGCGGGTGATCGCAGTGAGTCACCGGGCTGCACCGCAAGTTGACAAACGGCAGCGGACTCTGCTCGACGAATTCAGTAAGGCAACGGGCAATGTTCATGACATACTGCACATACCGATCTGGGTTAATAAGCAAAAGGAACTTACGCGCGACACCAACCAGCGTACTCGCTCCTTTCTCTTTGCAATGATGGCCGCAGCCATTGCCCAGTTGCAAGGGATGTCGGAAATACGATTCTATGAAAATGGGATTACAAGCTGCAATCTAACTCTTCTGGAGCAACTGAAGGGTGCCAGGGCCAGTAGAACGACTCACCCAGAGGTGCTGAAAAAACTGAGCCAATTGCTGAGCCTGCTGGTTAATCGGCCGTTTGCTGTGGTAAACCCCTTTTTCTGGAAAACCAAGGCAGACATAGTACAGACGGTCATTGACGCGGGGCTGAGCAAACTAATTGCCAGATCATTCAGTTGCTCACATGTTCGTCCGGCCGACAAAATCAAATCACACTGCGGCGTTTGTTCACAGTGCGTCGGGCGTCGTTTGGCTACCTTCGCCACACAAGCCGGAGAAAATGACCCAGACGAAATCTATCAACGTCTCCCTGCCTAA
- a CDS encoding tyrosine-type recombinase/integrase, translating to MNARFKNEKVKRSYLKSMREARGYAPATIVAIERAISRWEEFSENEDYGRFTAKKAVAFKKYLEEAGTGGKPLSANSRYHCLHHLKQFFGWLSTQPGYRSKISADAISYLTLDRKTVRSISSSSQPKWPTLEYVKALVVSIDPVTELDRRDRALIAFLLLSGMRDKAVATLPLGCFDPETLEVQQRPTAGVDTKFGKSFKTVLLPFDEILLEVVKDWCHYLRTERLFSDSDPMFPQTKVKQAEHNLSFERAGVEPSFWGGTGSIRDILKLRAHRAGLAYYYPHSFRHAHVHLAMRSARSAEEIRAISQNIGHENIGTTLITYGKLDEYRVGEVVRRLDLRPGGSDDLTESERQAIEKLLRRRGGIA from the coding sequence ATGAATGCTCGATTCAAGAATGAAAAGGTCAAAAGAAGCTACCTGAAGTCAATGAGGGAGGCACGTGGTTACGCTCCTGCGACAATTGTGGCAATCGAGAGAGCAATCAGCCGATGGGAAGAGTTTTCGGAGAACGAGGATTATGGCCGCTTTACTGCCAAAAAGGCAGTCGCATTCAAGAAGTATCTGGAGGAAGCTGGAACCGGCGGCAAACCTCTGTCGGCAAATTCGAGGTATCATTGCCTGCATCACTTGAAACAGTTTTTCGGGTGGCTCTCCACCCAACCTGGATACAGGTCAAAAATCTCGGCCGATGCGATCTCATATCTCACTCTCGATAGGAAAACTGTTCGGTCCATAAGTTCATCGTCCCAGCCCAAATGGCCCACGCTGGAGTACGTAAAGGCGCTGGTCGTGTCGATTGATCCTGTGACGGAACTGGATAGGCGGGACCGGGCATTGATTGCGTTCCTTCTTCTAAGCGGCATGCGAGACAAAGCTGTTGCGACCCTGCCGCTCGGATGTTTTGACCCAGAGACTCTGGAGGTGCAGCAGCGTCCAACTGCTGGTGTCGACACCAAGTTTGGCAAATCCTTTAAGACCGTCCTTTTACCGTTCGATGAAATCCTGCTGGAGGTCGTAAAGGACTGGTGCCATTACCTGCGAACTGAGAGGTTATTCAGCGACTCGGATCCTATGTTTCCACAGACAAAAGTGAAGCAGGCTGAACATAACTTGTCTTTTGAGAGGGCCGGGGTGGAACCAAGCTTCTGGGGCGGGACTGGGAGTATTCGCGACATACTGAAGTTAAGGGCTCACAGGGCCGGACTTGCCTATTACTATCCCCACTCCTTCCGTCATGCCCACGTCCACCTCGCGATGCGGTCTGCAAGATCGGCCGAAGAGATCAGGGCAATAAGCCAGAATATTGGCCATGAGAACATTGGTACAACCTTGATCACCTATGGCAAGTTAGACGAATACAGGGTCGGCGAGGTTGTTCGCCGGTTAGATTTGAGGCCGGGCGGATCGGATGACCTGACTGAGTCAGAGCGGCAAGCTATCGAGAAGCTCTTGAGGAGAAGGGGAGGAATTGCTTGA
- a CDS encoding helix-turn-helix transcriptional regulator yields the protein MNDLVSRLETYRLENRISQEKLAEKLGVTHATVSRWLNGHSNPNKIQSYHIEKLLTAGRKKK from the coding sequence ATGAACGATTTAGTCAGTAGACTTGAGACTTATCGTCTCGAGAATCGCATAAGCCAAGAGAAGCTTGCAGAGAAGCTCGGAGTGACCCATGCGACCGTTAGTAGGTGGTTGAATGGTCACTCCAACCCTAATAAGATTCAGTCCTACCATATCGAGAAACTGCTTACTGCGGGGAGGAAGAAGAAATGA
- a CDS encoding recombinase zinc beta ribbon domain-containing protein, protein MLKNPFYYGDFVWAGERYRGNHEPLISRDLYDRVQIVLGRGGHPRTRTRDFAFKGILKCAKCGCAIVGELKKGKYIYYHCTSAKGRCDQPYIREESLVEAMGDTLRSIQVTPSIVQDIVRALQDFHSTEREHSETEMKRLRARQTDLQRRLDKAYEDRLDEVIDQGYWHEVSTKWRSEQDSISRRIDALRTANRGSVDFALEILELSQEAYSLYLSGNTEGKRQLLNSVLSNCTLDGLTVTPTYKKPFGYIAEGLDLQLKLPRLDSNQRPAD, encoded by the coding sequence ATTCTCAAGAACCCTTTTTACTACGGCGACTTCGTTTGGGCAGGAGAGCGATATCGAGGGAATCATGAACCGCTTATCAGTCGAGATCTTTATGATAGGGTCCAGATAGTCTTGGGACGCGGAGGGCATCCTCGGACCCGTACACGAGACTTTGCATTCAAGGGCATCCTGAAGTGCGCAAAATGCGGCTGTGCGATAGTTGGGGAGCTGAAGAAAGGTAAGTACATCTATTATCATTGCACTTCCGCCAAGGGAAGGTGCGATCAGCCCTATATCAGGGAGGAGAGTCTGGTTGAAGCGATGGGAGATACCCTGCGGTCAATCCAGGTTACCCCAAGCATCGTGCAGGACATTGTTCGTGCGCTACAAGACTTCCATTCAACGGAACGAGAACATTCGGAGACGGAAATGAAAAGACTCCGAGCCCGCCAAACCGACCTGCAGCGCAGATTGGACAAGGCTTATGAAGATCGGCTGGATGAGGTCATAGATCAGGGTTACTGGCACGAGGTATCGACAAAGTGGAGGTCGGAACAGGACAGCATTTCGCGGAGAATTGACGCACTTAGAACTGCCAACAGGGGCAGTGTTGATTTCGCATTGGAGATCTTAGAACTCTCTCAAGAGGCCTATTCACTTTACCTTAGTGGCAATACAGAGGGAAAACGTCAGTTGCTCAATTCTGTGCTCTCGAACTGCACTCTCGACGGGCTAACTGTAACGCCCACATACAAGAAGCCCTTCGGCTACATAGCTGAAGGGCTTGATCTACAACTTAAGCTCCCCCGGCTGGACTCGAACCAGCGACCCGCTGATTAA
- the hprK gene encoding HPr(Ser) kinase/phosphatase: MAALTVEKLYQDRNRDLELTLLTGQDAGLTKLINNAELHRPGLALAGFFERFANKRIQILGETEMTYMTGLPSQQLDEVTRKMFSLDLPMVIIAKGITPPLAFLRMAESHNTAVFSSRLTTAILSARLAAFLDHAFAPSTNAHGTLVDVYGVGLLYTGKSGIGKSEVALDLVERGHRLVADDVVKITRAAPDVIIGSGSELLGHHMEIRGVGIIDIEELFGIRAIRLQKRIEVEVRLTLWSETADYERLGIQENYTTLLGVNIPLVVVPISPGKNITVISEVIAMNHMLKVYGENSALEFTKKLSQRLSRQSTTKDYLESDYE; encoded by the coding sequence ATGGCCGCACTCACCGTCGAAAAGCTCTACCAGGACAGAAATCGCGATCTTGAGCTGACTTTGCTGACAGGTCAGGACGCCGGTCTGACAAAGCTGATCAATAACGCCGAACTGCACCGCCCAGGGCTGGCCCTCGCAGGATTCTTCGAACGGTTCGCCAATAAGCGAATTCAGATCCTGGGAGAGACCGAAATGACCTACATGACCGGTCTGCCGTCGCAGCAGCTTGATGAAGTGACCCGAAAGATGTTCAGCCTTGATCTCCCGATGGTGATCATTGCCAAGGGGATCACCCCACCGCTGGCATTTCTTCGCATGGCGGAGAGCCACAATACAGCAGTTTTTTCCAGCCGCCTGACCACCGCTATTCTATCTGCCCGGCTGGCGGCTTTTCTTGATCATGCCTTCGCCCCCTCGACCAATGCGCATGGCACTCTGGTCGATGTCTACGGAGTGGGACTCCTTTACACCGGCAAATCAGGCATTGGGAAGTCCGAAGTCGCCCTTGATCTGGTGGAGCGTGGTCACCGTTTGGTAGCTGATGATGTGGTGAAAATCACCCGAGCGGCTCCCGATGTGATCATCGGATCCGGCTCCGAATTGCTCGGGCACCATATGGAGATTCGCGGAGTGGGGATCATAGATATCGAGGAACTCTTTGGCATTCGGGCGATTCGACTTCAGAAGCGCATAGAGGTCGAGGTTCGGCTCACTCTTTGGTCCGAGACCGCAGACTATGAACGACTCGGTATCCAGGAAAACTACACCACCCTCCTCGGGGTGAATATCCCTCTGGTCGTTGTGCCGATCTCCCCCGGCAAAAATATCACCGTTATCTCTGAGGTTATCGCCATGAACCATATGCTTAAGGTGTATGGCGAGAACTCGGCGTTGGAGTTCACTAAAAAGCTGTCTCAGCGGCTTTCCCGCCAATCGACTACCAAAGACTACCTCGAATCCGACTACGAGTAG
- a CDS encoding peptidyl-prolyl cis-trans isomerase — MSRVWKSEFVVIGLMLTALITGCSKTDDKVIAEVGSYEITVDQFDELTKALPQNFTSAQEEFDTKSQILDSMIVQRLLVLAGKEKGVDKLEEVAQAVAANRDKFLLDILYKRQIEDKVTASDAELQELWGKLEFRHKVSHILVADKDTADALVSRLAAGENFEQLAFDASTDQTAKRNRGELGFYQYGSMPEAPEFEEAMLALDLNEISTPVKTRYGYHIIKVTERQPNDSRQPFDKMKASLERTLKHLKRTRLTTAYLESIKSNYPFTVDRSTLDYLIHKRNDLYPAEVLKNLPKNDFDDRQLDRNERELVLATWEGGQVTLGEYLNLARALPPATRPEFENYDQMPMAVLQAKLTDVLILEATKAGVENDDEFKKKLDLFKDLTIADVMRNDSIMVQKQPTEEQMRQYYDAHQNEYMDAARVHIYEILVSDELLANKLTNLRSLADFRKRAVELTERPALRTTEGDMGYIVRDRYPEIFDAAFRTPIGEIGGPVPTVGGKYSVYYVVDKIDAQVRDFLAVRPMISSKLAADEASQRFTQWVKEHKDATKIEINYEVLWSTVNKEKYTSTENPAGVPSGN; from the coding sequence ATGAGCAGAGTCTGGAAGAGTGAGTTCGTGGTTATCGGCCTGATGCTGACCGCGCTCATCACCGGTTGCTCCAAAACAGATGACAAGGTGATCGCCGAGGTTGGCTCGTATGAGATCACGGTCGACCAGTTTGACGAGCTGACAAAAGCGCTCCCCCAAAACTTCACCAGCGCTCAGGAAGAATTCGATACCAAAAGCCAGATACTCGATTCGATGATCGTGCAACGGCTTCTGGTGCTGGCCGGAAAAGAAAAGGGAGTGGACAAACTGGAGGAGGTCGCCCAGGCTGTAGCGGCGAACCGCGACAAATTCCTCCTGGATATCCTCTACAAGCGGCAGATCGAAGACAAAGTAACGGCCTCGGATGCCGAACTGCAGGAACTCTGGGGCAAGCTGGAATTCCGGCACAAAGTCAGCCACATATTGGTGGCGGACAAAGATACGGCAGATGCGCTGGTCAGCCGTCTCGCCGCGGGCGAAAATTTCGAGCAATTGGCTTTCGACGCCTCAACCGACCAGACCGCCAAGCGAAATCGTGGCGAACTCGGCTTCTATCAATATGGTTCGATGCCGGAAGCTCCTGAATTCGAAGAAGCTATGCTGGCCCTTGACCTGAATGAGATCTCCACCCCGGTCAAAACCCGGTACGGATACCATATCATCAAGGTGACGGAACGTCAGCCGAACGACTCACGTCAGCCATTCGACAAGATGAAAGCGAGTCTTGAACGAACCCTCAAACATTTGAAACGGACTCGCCTGACCACCGCATATTTGGAGTCGATCAAGTCCAACTATCCGTTCACGGTTGATCGCTCGACTCTCGACTACCTGATCCATAAGCGGAATGATCTCTATCCCGCCGAGGTCCTGAAAAACCTTCCTAAGAATGACTTTGACGATCGCCAGTTGGATCGCAATGAGCGTGAGTTGGTGCTGGCTACCTGGGAAGGTGGTCAGGTGACGCTTGGCGAGTATCTGAACCTGGCGCGCGCTCTGCCGCCGGCGACGCGACCGGAGTTCGAAAACTATGACCAGATGCCGATGGCTGTCCTTCAGGCGAAATTGACTGATGTCCTGATCCTTGAGGCGACCAAAGCAGGTGTCGAGAACGACGACGAATTCAAGAAGAAGCTTGATCTGTTTAAGGATCTGACCATCGCGGACGTGATGCGGAATGATTCGATCATGGTCCAGAAGCAGCCGACCGAAGAACAGATGCGCCAATACTACGATGCACACCAAAACGAGTACATGGATGCCGCGCGCGTACACATTTACGAGATCCTGGTCAGCGATGAACTGCTCGCCAACAAACTGACCAACCTTCGTTCGCTGGCCGATTTCCGGAAACGTGCGGTCGAACTGACCGAACGACCGGCGCTCCGGACCACCGAAGGAGACATGGGGTATATCGTGCGCGACCGCTACCCGGAGATATTTGATGCGGCATTCCGCACCCCGATCGGAGAGATCGGCGGACCGGTGCCGACAGTCGGCGGGAAGTATTCGGTCTATTACGTCGTCGACAAGATCGATGCCCAGGTGCGCGACTTCCTGGCGGTCAGGCCAATGATCTCCTCCAAGCTGGCGGCCGATGAGGCCTCCCAGCGATTCACCCAGTGGGTCAAAGAACACAAGGATGCGACCAAGATAGAGATCAACTACGAAGTCCTCTGGTCGACCGTTAACAAAGAGAAGTATACCTCGACGGAGAATCCCGCCGGGGTACCGTCAGGGAATTAA
- a CDS encoding peptidylprolyl isomerase: MKQFAAAWMLVMSLGVSLPAAEPERQTLDRIIAIVGKEAILASELAGQMQMITLQTGRKPNTEAEMIALRDRLLDEMVTDQLFLQEARKDTSISVRSEEIDQALAEHMQRVIGRMGSEEQFNEALAAEGMTRRTLEKRYRPDIEKQLLKQRLIQKRLMTVSISKHEVEEFYTKFKDSLPTQPEAVRLAHILLRVVPSERVEDSVKALATKLRQRIVGGADFATISSQYSSMGAGVNGGDIGYIAREDVDPEFARAAFALGVNEISGVIRTNYGYHIIRNEGKQENRLKLRHVLLAVEPSAGDTTMIFQLADSLLRESRGGASFEELAKTFSDDNNSRATGGELGWFSVNEMPAAFADAVAGWSEVGTFKGPIVSQDGIHLFKLLEYTAPKTFTIETDYDQIKELARQDKTGRSVDKWLADIKKKSYIVYHLEE, from the coding sequence ATGAAACAGTTCGCCGCCGCATGGATGTTGGTTATGTCGCTTGGAGTATCACTCCCGGCGGCCGAACCGGAGCGCCAGACGCTCGACCGTATCATCGCGATCGTCGGTAAGGAAGCGATCCTCGCCTCCGAGTTAGCCGGTCAGATGCAGATGATCACCCTGCAGACCGGGCGAAAACCGAATACCGAAGCGGAGATGATCGCTTTGCGCGACCGCCTGCTTGATGAGATGGTCACCGATCAGCTTTTCCTGCAGGAAGCACGCAAGGATACCAGTATCTCCGTGCGCTCGGAGGAGATCGATCAGGCGCTGGCCGAGCACATGCAGCGGGTGATCGGGCGAATGGGTTCGGAGGAGCAGTTTAACGAGGCACTCGCCGCCGAAGGGATGACGCGACGGACACTCGAAAAACGGTACCGGCCCGATATCGAAAAGCAGCTCCTCAAACAACGGCTGATCCAGAAGCGACTGATGACGGTTTCCATCTCCAAACATGAGGTGGAAGAGTTTTACACCAAGTTCAAAGACTCTCTGCCGACCCAGCCGGAAGCCGTGCGGCTGGCTCATATCCTCCTGCGAGTTGTCCCTTCAGAGCGAGTCGAGGATTCCGTCAAGGCGTTGGCGACGAAACTTCGCCAGAGGATTGTCGGAGGTGCCGACTTTGCCACGATCTCCTCGCAATATTCCAGCATGGGGGCGGGAGTAAATGGCGGCGATATCGGTTATATCGCGCGTGAAGATGTGGACCCAGAATTTGCCCGCGCCGCATTTGCGCTCGGGGTCAACGAGATCTCCGGCGTAATTCGCACCAACTACGGATACCATATCATCCGCAACGAGGGGAAACAGGAGAACCGGCTGAAACTTCGGCATGTCCTGCTCGCGGTGGAACCATCGGCTGGCGATACGACCATGATCTTCCAGTTGGCTGACTCTCTGCTCCGCGAATCTCGGGGCGGCGCCAGCTTCGAGGAATTGGCGAAAACCTTTTCTGACGACAATAACTCCCGGGCTACCGGGGGAGAACTAGGCTGGTTTTCGGTCAACGAAATGCCCGCCGCCTTTGCTGATGCGGTCGCCGGTTGGTCCGAAGTCGGTACTTTTAAGGGACCGATCGTCTCACAGGACGGTATCCACCTGTTCAAGCTGCTCGAATATACCGCGCCAAAGACCTTCACCATTGAGACCGACTACGACCAGATCAAAGAGCTGGCGAGGCAGGACAAAACCGGCCGCTCGGTCGACAAATGGCTCGCCGATATCAAGAAGAAAAGCTACATCGTTTACCATCTCGAAGAATAA
- a CDS encoding RNA-binding S4 domain-containing protein, whose product MRVDDYLSTVGLIKRRTVAKEMADNGLVEVNGRKVKPSYEVKVGDIIAIKGSRPFTAEVVQVPHGSVSKDARTDYYRPLA is encoded by the coding sequence ATGCGCGTCGATGATTACCTCAGCACTGTCGGCCTGATCAAACGGCGAACGGTCGCCAAAGAGATGGCCGACAACGGACTCGTCGAAGTGAATGGCCGGAAAGTGAAGCCGTCGTACGAGGTCAAGGTCGGCGACATTATCGCTATCAAAGGAAGCCGACCGTTTACCGCCGAAGTAGTCCAGGTGCCGCATGGTTCGGTCTCCAAAGACGCCCGCACCGACTATTACCGCCCCTTGGCCTGA
- a CDS encoding magnesium chelatase yields MNSPASTQEGKRVKDTLPTTLGALKRSGWKSRPVKEEMRENLLAQLKSGAKIFPGIVGYEKTVIPQIQNAVLSRHHFILLGLRGQAKSRILRQLHLLLDEWQPIIGGSYLNEDPYRPISPKAKMIIEEHGDNAPIEWKHREERYHEKLATPDVSIADLIGDIDPIKAAREKLDISNEEVIHWGIIPRTNRGIFAINELPDLQPRIQVGLLNILEENDIQVRGFPLRLPLDILIVFSANPEDYTNRGNIITPLKDRIDSQIITHYPRTLEDAKAITASEQSSGDSAVTVPEFVRDIIEEVSFQARASEFVDQSSGVSARVSIAAYENLLSNVERRALLNRDNDCYPRMTDLYAIIPAITGKIELVYEGEQEGSIIVAQSLIGKAINTVFLRHFPTPSKEKAHPDRPDHANPYEAVIDFFSTGRKLEMADDLSFDEYRKRLETIAGLKQIVKQYFDTKDEREMLLRMELVLEGLHHNNVIAREEVDSLVRYADIFSDMLKGLGGSR; encoded by the coding sequence ATGAATTCCCCAGCCAGTACTCAAGAAGGAAAACGAGTGAAAGATACCCTACCTACGACTCTTGGCGCTCTCAAGCGATCCGGCTGGAAAAGCCGTCCGGTCAAAGAAGAGATGCGCGAAAACCTGTTGGCCCAACTGAAGTCCGGCGCGAAGATATTTCCCGGAATTGTCGGCTACGAAAAGACCGTCATCCCGCAAATACAGAATGCGGTTCTCTCCCGGCACCACTTTATCCTGCTGGGCTTGCGCGGCCAGGCCAAAAGTCGGATCCTCCGCCAACTCCACCTGCTACTGGACGAGTGGCAGCCGATCATCGGCGGAAGTTATTTGAACGAAGATCCCTACCGCCCGATCTCACCCAAGGCGAAAATGATCATTGAAGAGCATGGTGACAACGCGCCGATCGAGTGGAAACATCGCGAGGAACGGTATCACGAAAAGCTGGCGACCCCGGATGTTTCTATCGCGGACCTGATCGGCGATATCGACCCGATCAAAGCGGCGCGCGAGAAACTGGACATTTCCAATGAAGAGGTGATCCACTGGGGAATCATCCCGCGCACCAATCGCGGCATCTTTGCGATCAACGAACTGCCTGACCTTCAGCCACGTATCCAGGTCGGATTACTGAACATTCTGGAAGAGAATGATATTCAGGTCCGCGGATTTCCGCTCCGCCTCCCGCTGGATATTCTGATCGTCTTCTCCGCCAACCCAGAGGACTATACCAATCGCGGCAATATCATTACCCCGTTGAAGGATCGTATCGACTCGCAGATCATTACGCACTATCCGAGGACGCTTGAGGATGCCAAGGCGATCACGGCGAGCGAGCAATCATCCGGTGACAGCGCCGTCACAGTGCCGGAGTTTGTTCGGGACATCATAGAAGAAGTCTCTTTCCAGGCGCGCGCGAGCGAGTTTGTCGACCAGTCCTCAGGCGTTTCGGCGCGTGTCTCAATAGCGGCGTACGAAAACCTCCTGTCAAATGTCGAACGGCGGGCGCTCTTGAACCGGGACAACGACTGTTATCCGCGCATGACCGACCTGTATGCGATCATCCCTGCCATAACAGGAAAGATCGAATTGGTGTACGAGGGGGAACAGGAAGGCTCGATCATTGTGGCGCAAAGCCTGATCGGTAAAGCGATCAACACGGTTTTCCTTCGGCACTTCCCGACTCCAAGCAAAGAGAAGGCGCACCCGGATCGACCGGATCACGCCAACCCATATGAAGCCGTGATCGACTTCTTCTCGACAGGTCGAAAACTGGAGATGGCGGATGATCTGTCATTTGATGAATACCGTAAGCGGCTGGAGACGATCGCCGGATTAAAGCAGATCGTTAAGCAGTACTTTGATACCAAAGATGAGCGGGAGATGCTGCTGCGTATGGAACTGGTTCTCGAGGGGCTGCACCATAACAACGTGATCGCCCGTGAAGAGGTTGATTCATTGGTCCGCTACGCGGACATCTTCTCCGATATGTTGAAAGGTTTAGGCGGCTCCCGGTGA